Proteins encoded together in one Rana temporaria chromosome 6, aRanTem1.1, whole genome shotgun sequence window:
- the LOC120943709 gene encoding uncharacterized protein LOC120943709 isoform X2 has protein sequence MESLFKKLLEKAGSEGGEEWLKRCLTMGDIVPEEQTAGVETGAGFMLPTEQQGESASASEEPPVRARRSQPPERTREALPTEEEERRRGMGEEEDGGGVPASVRRSGRQKRNLSQSPARGKARGGRAAQPSASVGRGRPLPPRPPIQQQVPLRGQEQQVLPVRLEPAASMQRGEPGPAVNAQPQAVGQPRTIWILGHSYIHWAHKRAALRRYSTNLSLCPESFQVFWKGVRGFQWHQLYFHLSGLSQRWPKPDVLLVHAGGNDLGKVRTLDLLFLIQRDLQRFSLASPGTILIFSEIIPRFSWLSSPQRRAMEKMRKRINRAMYKFMPQIGGLSYRHVDLEGGFTGLYRQDGVHLSDVGIDIFNLGLQYGIEQAAEVGWGRA, from the exons ATGGAGTCTCTCTTTAAGAAACTTTTAGAGAAGGCAGGCAGCGAAGGGGGGGAAGAATGGCTCAAGCGCTGTTTAACTATGGGGGACATTGTCCCTGAAGAACAGACAGCCGGAGTGGAGACAGGCGCTGGGTTTATGTTACCCACTGAGCAGCAGGGAGAGAGTGCGTCTGCAAGTGAGGAGCCCCCTGTCAGAGCGCGGAGGAGTCAGCCTCCTGAGCGTACAAGGGAAGCCCTACCAACTGAAGAGGAGGAGCGGAGGCGCGGCATGGGCGAGGAGGAAGATGGCGGGGGCGTTCCAGCAAGTGTGCGCCGTTCAGGACGGCAGAAGAGGAATCTTTCACAGTCACCTGCGAGGGGAAAAGCCAGGGGAGGCAGAGCAGCGCAGCCCAGTGCAAGCGTGGGGAGGGGGCGCCCGCTCCCCCCACGTCCACCCATTCAGCAACAGGTCCCTCTGAGGGGACAGGAGCAGCAAGTCTTACCTGTCAGGCTGGAGCCTGCAGCGTCTATGCAGAGAGGAGAACCCGGTCCAGCCGTCAATGCACAGCCTCAAGCAGTGG gTCAGCCCCGCACAATTTGGATTCTGGGACATTCCTACATTCACTGGGCGCATAAGAGAGCGGCCTTGCGTAGGTATTCAACGAATTTATCGCTTTGTCCGGAATCATTCCAGGTTTTTTGGAAAGGTGTGCGGGGATTTCAGTGGCACCAACTTTACTTTCACTTAAGTGGGCTTAGTCAGCGTTGGCCTAAGCCGGATGTATTATTAGTTCATGCAGGTGGGAACGATTTGGGCAAAGTAAGGACTTTGGATTTGCTATTTTTGATCCAAAGGGATCTGCAGCGGTTTTCACTAGCCTCTCCAGGCACTATTTTAATTTTCTCAGAAATCATTCCACgcttctcttggctctcctctccGCAGAGGAGGGCCATGGAGAAGATGAGGAAGCGGATAAATCGGGCCATGTACAAGTTCATGCCACAAATTGGTGGTTTGTCTTACAGGCACGTTGATTTAGAGGGGGGCTTTACCGGGTTATACCGGCAGGATGGCGTCCACCTCTCGGACGTGGGTATCGATATTTTTAATTTGGGATTGCAGTATGGAATTGAGCAGGCCGCGGAGGTGGGGTGGGGCCGGGCATGA
- the LOC120943709 gene encoding uncharacterized protein LOC120943709 isoform X1, which produces MESLFKKLLEKAGSEGGEEWLKRCLTMGDIVPEEQTAGVETGAGFMLPTEQQGESASASEEPPVRARRSQPPERTREALPTEEEERRRGMGEEEDGGGVPASVRRSGRQKRNLSQSPARGKARGGRAAQPSASVGRGRPLPPRPPIQQQVPLRGQEQQVLPVRLEPAASMQRGEPGPAVNAQPQAVDGPFSSAASGGGCGRDALPGIFVGPNLDIVSRAIQGSVAPKTWLCYAASWKSWLSFAEDLGVSDGRPSEGSLLAFVASLMEQSLSFSHISKTLAGISFFCRLRGFAPCTAFFSVKQALKGYKRVNFVPDDRRPISLDLLGKLCEIASSVCFSVFESILFRTAFVLAFHGALRISELIPKSKLGGSGILVDHVTVDTSGIQLWISRSKTDALGKGARIRLAAQGVKSVCPVDAVTRFLVVRPPVPGLFLVHQNGGPLTKYQFDAVLRKCLLKLGLKNMRISSHSFRIGAASEAARRGVCESDIKDMGRWKSNCFKVYVRPNLFI; this is translated from the exons ATGGAGTCTCTCTTTAAGAAACTTTTAGAGAAGGCAGGCAGCGAAGGGGGGGAAGAATGGCTCAAGCGCTGTTTAACTATGGGGGACATTGTCCCTGAAGAACAGACAGCCGGAGTGGAGACAGGCGCTGGGTTTATGTTACCCACTGAGCAGCAGGGAGAGAGTGCGTCTGCAAGTGAGGAGCCCCCTGTCAGAGCGCGGAGGAGTCAGCCTCCTGAGCGTACAAGGGAAGCCCTACCAACTGAAGAGGAGGAGCGGAGGCGCGGCATGGGCGAGGAGGAAGATGGCGGGGGCGTTCCAGCAAGTGTGCGCCGTTCAGGACGGCAGAAGAGGAATCTTTCACAGTCACCTGCGAGGGGAAAAGCCAGGGGAGGCAGAGCAGCGCAGCCCAGTGCAAGCGTGGGGAGGGGGCGCCCGCTCCCCCCACGTCCACCCATTCAGCAACAGGTCCCTCTGAGGGGACAGGAGCAGCAAGTCTTACCTGTCAGGCTGGAGCCTGCAGCGTCTATGCAGAGAGGAGAACCCGGTCCAGCCGTCAATGCACAGCCTCAAGCAGTGG ATGGACCGTTTTCGTCAGCTGCTTCCGGAGGCGGATGTGGAAGGGATGCGTTGCCCGGAATTTTTGTGGGACCTAATCTGGACATAGTTTCAAGAGCAATACAGGGCTCGGTGGCACCAAAGACGTGGTTGTGCTATGCTGCTTCTTGGAAGAGCTGGCTGTCCTTTGCAGAAGATTTAGGAGTTAGTGACGGCCGCCCGTCCGAGGGGTCATTATTAGCGTTTGTGGCTTCCCTTATGGAGCAAAGTTTGTCTTTCAGCCATATATCAAAAACCTTAGCAGGAATTTCCTTTTTTTGCCGACTGCGGGGTTTTGCGCCGTGCACAGCTTTCTTCTCAGTGAAACAGGCCTTGAAAGGGTATAAAAGGGTTAATTTTGTCCCGGATGACAGAAGGCCGATTTCACTCGACCTTTTGGGAAAGTTGTGCGAGATAGCGTCGTCCGTTTGTTTTTCGGTTTTCGAGTCCATACTTTTTAGAACGGCGTTCGTGCTTGCTTTTCATGGGGCTCTACGCATATCAGAGCTAATCCCTAAATCTAAACTGGGTGGGTCGGGTATTTTAGTCGACCACGTAACGGTAGATACCTCGGGAATTCAGTTATGGATAAGTCGTTCTAAGACCGACGCGTTGGGTAAAGGTGCGAGGATTCGGTTGGCAGCTCAGGGCGTTAAATCTGTCTGCCCCGTAGATGCGGTGACTCGTTTTTTGGTCGTCAGGCCCCCAGTTCCAGGGTTATTTTTGGTGCACCAGAATGGAGGGCCGCTTACCAAATATCAATTTGATGCGGTATTACGCAAATGCCTGCTAAAGTTGGGTTTGAAAAATATGAGGATATCCTCCCACTCATTTAGAATTGGCGCTGCATCAGAAGCGGCCCGGAGAGGAGTATGTGAGTCAGACATTAAAGACATGGGGAGGTGGAAATCAAATTGTTTTAAAGTTTACGTTCGTCCTAAcctgtttatttaa